The following coding sequences lie in one Gouania willdenowi chromosome 5, fGouWil2.1, whole genome shotgun sequence genomic window:
- the LOC114463049 gene encoding uncharacterized protein LOC114463049 isoform X1, protein MLSATLDASGSPKKRVLSRGLSEDESLRSIISESESSSRRLIRSDSRASTQKKRTDSQSEQDFFMGLPEMVELQASYDEVVQELRGLEVERETLLFQVDVLQDTLEGVEELLAEAQREAGHASLELEREREAKKKLESIVSSLMQEVERLKEQERNTGPPAPANETNEAVSRGHQTTNTMGLIRVVHGEETSSLLCEPRNSGGLAAAEKGGQGEGSKDMGSAPTELWKPLGHLPSLALETAAFVDGVFQRPYEDEPELSADTNDSDSISAYEDASAETPEQDVVFPGDEDVADSEIKGMNRNGNPQTNGGENQEPKNPDACIVS, encoded by the exons ATGCTGTCAGCCACGCTGGATGCCAGCGGCTCTCCGAAGAAACGGGTGTTATCTCGGGGACTCAGTGAGGACGAGTCTCTGCGCAGCATCATTTCCGAG TCTGAGAGTTCTTCTAGACGTCTAATACGCAGCGACAGCCGAGCGAGCACCCAGAAGAAGAGGACTGACAGCCAG TCTGAGCAGGACTTCTTCATGGGACTTCCAGAAATG GTGGAGCTGCAGGCCAGCTACGATGAGGTAGTGCAAGAGCTGCGTGGGCTGGAGGTGGAGCGAGAGACTCTGTTGTTCCAGGTGGACGTCCTGCAGGACACGTTGGAGGGTGTGGAGGAGCTGCTGGCTGAGGCCCAGAGGGAAGCTGGACACGCGTCTCTG gAACTGGAAAGGGAGAGGGAGGCAAAGAAAAAATTGGAGAGCATTGTTTCCTCTTTGATGCAAGAAGTAGAGAGATTAAAAGAG CAGGAAAGAAATACAGGACCACCTGCTCCAGCAAACGAGACGAATGAAGCAGTGAGTCGAGGgcaccaaacaacaaacaccATGGGATTGATTAGAGTTGTACACGGGGAAGAAACCAGCTCCTTGCTGTGTGAGCCTCGCAACAGTGGGGGTCTGGCAGCTGCAGAGAAGGGGGGGCAGGGTGAAGGGTCAAAGGATATGGGAAGTGCCCCAACTGAGCTGTGGAAGCCTCTGGGACACCTGCCCTCCCTCGCTCTGGAAACGGCAGCCTTTGTAGACGGGGTCTTTCAGAGACCTTACGAGGACGAACCAGAGCTCTCTGCTGACACCAACGACTCTGACAGCATAAGTGCCTACGAGGATGCATCTGCTGAGACTCCAGAGCAGGACGTCGTCTTCCCTGGAGATGAAGATGTCGCTGATTCAGAGATTAAAGGAATGAACAGAAATGGAAACCCACAAACCAATGGCGGTGAGAACCAGGAGCCCAAAAACCCAGATGCCTGCATTGTGTCTTAA
- the LOC114463049 gene encoding leucine-rich repeat flightless-interacting protein 1 isoform X3, with amino-acid sequence MLSATLDASGSPKKRVLSRGLSEDESLRSIISESEQDFFMGLPEMVELQASYDEVVQELRGLEVERETLLFQVDVLQDTLEGVEELLAEAQREAGHASLELEREREAKKKLESIVSSLMQEVERLKEQERNTGPPAPANETNEAVSRGHQTTNTMGLIRVVHGEETSSLLCEPRNSGGLAAAEKGGQGEGSKDMGSAPTELWKPLGHLPSLALETAAFVDGVFQRPYEDEPELSADTNDSDSISAYEDASAETPEQDVVFPGDEDVADSEIKGMNRNGNPQTNGGENQEPKNPDACIVS; translated from the exons ATGCTGTCAGCCACGCTGGATGCCAGCGGCTCTCCGAAGAAACGGGTGTTATCTCGGGGACTCAGTGAGGACGAGTCTCTGCGCAGCATCATTTCCGAG TCTGAGCAGGACTTCTTCATGGGACTTCCAGAAATG GTGGAGCTGCAGGCCAGCTACGATGAGGTAGTGCAAGAGCTGCGTGGGCTGGAGGTGGAGCGAGAGACTCTGTTGTTCCAGGTGGACGTCCTGCAGGACACGTTGGAGGGTGTGGAGGAGCTGCTGGCTGAGGCCCAGAGGGAAGCTGGACACGCGTCTCTG gAACTGGAAAGGGAGAGGGAGGCAAAGAAAAAATTGGAGAGCATTGTTTCCTCTTTGATGCAAGAAGTAGAGAGATTAAAAGAG CAGGAAAGAAATACAGGACCACCTGCTCCAGCAAACGAGACGAATGAAGCAGTGAGTCGAGGgcaccaaacaacaaacaccATGGGATTGATTAGAGTTGTACACGGGGAAGAAACCAGCTCCTTGCTGTGTGAGCCTCGCAACAGTGGGGGTCTGGCAGCTGCAGAGAAGGGGGGGCAGGGTGAAGGGTCAAAGGATATGGGAAGTGCCCCAACTGAGCTGTGGAAGCCTCTGGGACACCTGCCCTCCCTCGCTCTGGAAACGGCAGCCTTTGTAGACGGGGTCTTTCAGAGACCTTACGAGGACGAACCAGAGCTCTCTGCTGACACCAACGACTCTGACAGCATAAGTGCCTACGAGGATGCATCTGCTGAGACTCCAGAGCAGGACGTCGTCTTCCCTGGAGATGAAGATGTCGCTGATTCAGAGATTAAAGGAATGAACAGAAATGGAAACCCACAAACCAATGGCGGTGAGAACCAGGAGCCCAAAAACCCAGATGCCTGCATTGTGTCTTAA
- the avil gene encoding advillin, whose translation MEYTFRAVTHKPGIIIWRVEKMELVQVAEKYYGNFFEGDCYILLCTQTVGSMSTYNIHYWIGSQSSQDEQGAAAVYTIQLDEFLGSSPVQHREVQCHESETFKGYFRQGIIYKKGGVATGMKHTETNTYDVQRLLHVKGKKRVIATEVTMSWESFNIGDVFLLDNGKTIVQWNGPKCNKQERLKGTLLAKDIRDRERGGRAEVKIVEGDTESSSPQSMEILHSILGERTVKLTDGPPDEAADQEQMGKLTLYHVSDAEGQMKVTEVATRPLVQDLLHREDCYILDQGGVKIFIWKGKNANKAERQGAMAKALEFIKLKNYPVTTNVEMVNDGAESALFKQLFQRWTVKDQTQGLGRGTAKGKVAHITQEKFNAALMHAMPDVAAQQRMVDDGTGQVEVWRVENLELVPVDPKWYGYFFGGDCYLILYTYLVSNKMCYLLYIWQGRHASQDELAASAFQAVNLDQKYNDEPVQVRVSMGKEPRHFMAMFKGRMVIFEGGTSRDANSEPEPPVRLFQVHGSDSSNTKTIEVPSLATSLNSNDVFLLKSQSGVYLWCGKGSSGDEREMAKEVSSVISLDSPRGSEELVAEGQEPIEFWECLGGKAPYACEKRLQQVVFDHQPRLFECSNKTGRFTVTEVSQFIQEDLSEDDVMLLDTWDQVFLWIGKEANETERKESIVTSQEYLRTHPGNRDPDTPILMVKQGFEPPTFTGWFTAWDPTKWSGGLSYEDLKKELGEDETSLVQVDTESKAETEKHFQCFSPEDLINMNASELPEGVDPSQKEKHLSDSDFSSVFGMTKDDYASLPQWRQLQLKKERGMF comes from the exons ATGGAGTACACATTTAGAGCAGTAACTCATAAACCTGGGATCATCATCTGGAGAGTTGAG AAAATGGAGCTTGTCCAAGTTGCTGAGAAGTACTATGGGAACTTCTTTGAGGGAGACTGCTACATCCTCCTCTGT ACGCAGACTGTGGGGAGCATGTCGACTTATAACATCCACTACTGGATAGGCTCCCAGTCCTCACAGGATGAACAGGGAGCGGCTGCTGTGTACACCATCCAGCTTGATGAGTTCCTGGGCAGCAGCCCTGTGCAGCACAGAGAGGTTCAATGCCATGAGTCGGAAACCTTCAAGGGATACTTCAGACAAGGAATTAT CTATAAGAAAGGCGGGGTGGCAACAGGAATGAAGCATACTGAAACCAACACATACGATGTGCAGAGACTGCTTCATGTGAAGGGAAAGAAAAGAGTGATTGCTACAGAG GTGACAATGAGCTGGGAAAGCTTCAACATTGGAGATGTGTTTCTGCTGGACAACGGAAAGACCATCGTTCAATGGAATGGACCCAAATGTAACAAACAGGAGAGACTCAAA GGCACGTTGCTTGCTAAAGACATCCGAGACAGAGAGAGGGGAGGTCGAGCAGAGGTTAAGATAGTCGAGGGTGACACAGAGAGCTCATCTCCTCAGAGCATGGAGATCCTACACAGCATTCTCGGAGAAAGAACTGTTAAACTGACAGACGGACCTCCTGATGAAGCTGCGGACCAGGAACAGATGGGGAAACTAACACTTTACCA CGTTTCAGATGCTGAAGGCCAAATGAAGGTCACAGAGGTAGCTACGAGACCTCTGGTTCAAGATCTGCTTCATCGTGAG GACTGCTACATACTGGACCAGGGAGGTGTAAAGATCTTTATTTGGAAGGGGAAGAATGCAAACAAAGCTGAAAGGCAGGGTGCGATGGCCAAAGCTTTG GAGTTCATCAAATTGAAAAACTACCCAGTGACCACAAATGTGGAAATGGTGAATGACGGAGCAGAATCTGCTCTCTTCAAGCAGCTTTTTCAGAGGTGGACTGTAAAGGACCAGACGCAGGGACTGGGAAGGGGGACCGCCAAGGGAAAAGTTG CCCACATCACTCAGGAGAAATTCAATGCTGCACTGATGCATGCAATGCCAGATGTTGCAGCACAGCAGAGAATGGTGGATGATGGGACAGGACAAGTGGAG GTGTGGAGGGTAGAGAACTTGGAGCTCGTCCCTGTGGACCCTAAGTGGTATGGATACTTCTTTGGAGGAGACTGCTATCTGATCCTCTACACATACTTGGTGAGCAACAAGATGTGTTATCTGCTCTACATATGGCAG GGTCGCCATGCGTCACAGGATGAACTTGCAGCATCAGCTTTTCAGGCTGTGAACTTGGATCAGAAATACAATGATGAGCCTGTTCAAGTGAGGGTCTCAATGGGCAAAGAGCCCAGACACTTCATGGCTATGTTCAAAGGACGGATGGTCATTTTTGAG GGGGGTACATCCAGAGACGCAAACTCTGAACCAGAACCTCCAGTACGTTTGTTCCAGGTTCATGGCTCGGACTCTTCCAACACAAAGACCATTGAGGTTCCTTCTCTGGCAACTTCACTAAACTCCAacgatgtgtttttattgaagaGCCAGTCAGGAGTGTATCTGTGGTGTGGAAAG GGATCCAGTGGGGACGAGAGAGAAATGGCTAAAGAAGTCAGCTCAGTAATTTCCTTGGACTCACCAAGAGGCTCAGAGGAACTTGTGGCAGAGGGTCAGGAACCTATTGAGTTCTGGGAGTGTCTTGGAGGGAAAGCTCCCTATGCGTGTGAGAAGAG ATTACAGCAGGTCGTCTTTGACCATCAGCCCCGGCTCTTTGAATGCTCCAACAAAACGGGCCGTTTCACTGTGACTGAAGTCAGTCAGTTCATACAGGAGGACCTCAGTGAGGATGATGTCATGCTGCTGGACACATGGGACCAG GTGTTTTTGTGGATTGgtaaagaggccaatgagactgAACGTAAAGAATCAATTGTCACAAGCCAAGAGTATCTGCGAACCCATCCAGGCAACAGGGACCCAGATACCCCCATCCTCATGGTTAAGCAGGGGTTTGAGCCACCCACCTTCACTGGTTGGTTCACAGCCTGGGATCCCACCAAATGGAGC GGAGGACTGAGTTATGAGGATCTGAAGAAGGAGCTTGGAGAAGATGAAACCTCACTGGTTCAGGTTGACACT GAGAGCAAAGCTGAAACCGAGAaacattttcagtgtttttcaccTGAAGATTTGATCAACATGAATGCCAGTGAGTTGCCAGAGGGTGTAGACCCCAGTCAGAAAGAg AAACATCTCTCCGACTCAGACTTCAGCAGCGTGTTTGGAATGACGAAGGACGACTACGCGAGTCTCCCACAGTGGAGGCAGCTGCAGCTGAAGAAAGAGAGAGGGATGTTTTAA
- the LOC114463049 gene encoding leucine-rich repeat flightless-interacting protein 1 isoform X2 translates to MLSATLDASGSPKKRVLSRGLSEDESLRSIISESESSSRRLIRSDSRASTQKKRTDSQSEQDFFMGLPEMVELQASYDEVVQELRGLEVERETLLFQVDVLQDTLEGVEELLAEAQREAGHASLELEREREAKKKLESIVSSLMQEVERLKEERNTGPPAPANETNEAVSRGHQTTNTMGLIRVVHGEETSSLLCEPRNSGGLAAAEKGGQGEGSKDMGSAPTELWKPLGHLPSLALETAAFVDGVFQRPYEDEPELSADTNDSDSISAYEDASAETPEQDVVFPGDEDVADSEIKGMNRNGNPQTNGGENQEPKNPDACIVS, encoded by the exons ATGCTGTCAGCCACGCTGGATGCCAGCGGCTCTCCGAAGAAACGGGTGTTATCTCGGGGACTCAGTGAGGACGAGTCTCTGCGCAGCATCATTTCCGAG TCTGAGAGTTCTTCTAGACGTCTAATACGCAGCGACAGCCGAGCGAGCACCCAGAAGAAGAGGACTGACAGCCAG TCTGAGCAGGACTTCTTCATGGGACTTCCAGAAATG GTGGAGCTGCAGGCCAGCTACGATGAGGTAGTGCAAGAGCTGCGTGGGCTGGAGGTGGAGCGAGAGACTCTGTTGTTCCAGGTGGACGTCCTGCAGGACACGTTGGAGGGTGTGGAGGAGCTGCTGGCTGAGGCCCAGAGGGAAGCTGGACACGCGTCTCTG gAACTGGAAAGGGAGAGGGAGGCAAAGAAAAAATTGGAGAGCATTGTTTCCTCTTTGATGCAAGAAGTAGAGAGATTAAAAGAG GAAAGAAATACAGGACCACCTGCTCCAGCAAACGAGACGAATGAAGCAGTGAGTCGAGGgcaccaaacaacaaacaccATGGGATTGATTAGAGTTGTACACGGGGAAGAAACCAGCTCCTTGCTGTGTGAGCCTCGCAACAGTGGGGGTCTGGCAGCTGCAGAGAAGGGGGGGCAGGGTGAAGGGTCAAAGGATATGGGAAGTGCCCCAACTGAGCTGTGGAAGCCTCTGGGACACCTGCCCTCCCTCGCTCTGGAAACGGCAGCCTTTGTAGACGGGGTCTTTCAGAGACCTTACGAGGACGAACCAGAGCTCTCTGCTGACACCAACGACTCTGACAGCATAAGTGCCTACGAGGATGCATCTGCTGAGACTCCAGAGCAGGACGTCGTCTTCCCTGGAGATGAAGATGTCGCTGATTCAGAGATTAAAGGAATGAACAGAAATGGAAACCCACAAACCAATGGCGGTGAGAACCAGGAGCCCAAAAACCCAGATGCCTGCATTGTGTCTTAA